Proteins from one Juglans microcarpa x Juglans regia isolate MS1-56 chromosome 6S, Jm3101_v1.0, whole genome shotgun sequence genomic window:
- the LOC121237602 gene encoding salutaridine reductase-like: protein MNSAGTKRIAVVTGANKGIGFEISKQLASNGIRVILTARDAKRGNEAVEKLKAAGYSDVFFHQLDVTDPASVSSLASFISTQFGKLDILINNAGVFGAIIDPDHRKNLKLGLNEIAGENAMSFRKVLKQTYELSTNCLQTNYYGIKLVCKALIPLLQLSNSPRIVNVSSILGQLQFISNENARKELGDVEELTEEKVDKVVEGYLEDVKENLIETKGWPTNYHAYSVSKAALNAYTRVLAKNYPNIAINSVHPGHVKTEMSHDSGVFTVEEGAKGPVMLALMPEGGPSGLFFDRTKVSTF from the exons ATGAATTCAGCTGGGACGAAGAG GATTGCAGTTGTAACGGGGGCCAACAAAGGGATCGGATTCGAGATATCTAAACAGCTAGCCTCAAATGGGATCAGGGTGATATTGACTGCAAGAGATGCGAAGAGGGGCAATGAAGCTGTTGAAAAACTCAAGGCTGCTGGATACTCCGATGTGTTCTTTCATCAACTTGATGTTACCGACCCAGCTAGCGTTTCTTCTCTGGCCAGTTTCATCAGTACCCAGTTTGGCAAGCTTGACATATTG ATAAATAATGCAGGGGTTTTTGGAGCCATAATAGACCCGGATCATCGAAAGAACCTAAAACTAGGCCTTAATGAA ATAGCAGGTGAAAATGCCATGTCCTTTAGGAAAGTTCTGAAGCAAACATACGAACTTTCTACGAATTGTCTACAAACAAATTATTATGGAATCAAGCTAGTTTGCAAAGCActcattccacttcttcaattGTCTAATTCACCAAGAATAGTAAATGTCTCCTCCATCTTGGGACAACTACAG TTTATTTCAAATGAGAATGCAAGGAAGGAGTTAGGAGATGTAGAAGAACTCACAGAAGAGAAAGTGGACAAGGTGGTGGAAGGATATCTAGAAGATGTCAAGGAGAACCTGATAGAAACCAAAGGCTGGCCTACAAATTATCATGCTTATAGTGTCTCCAAGGCAGCTCTCAATGCTTATACAAGGGTTCTGGCTAAGAACTATCCCAACATTGCCATTAACTCTGTTCATCCAGGTCACGTCAAGACGGAAATGAGTCACGACAGCGGGGTATTTACTGTTGAAGAAGGAGCTAAAGGCCCCGTAATGCTGGCTTTGATGCCTGAAGGTGGACCTTCTGGCCTCTTCTTTGATAGGACTAAAGTGTCAACTTTTTAA
- the LOC121237612 gene encoding LOW QUALITY PROTEIN: tetraspanin-10-like (The sequence of the model RefSeq protein was modified relative to this genomic sequence to represent the inferred CDS: deleted 1 base in 1 codon) — protein MGVGTSTFVIRWINFLTMLLSVAVIIFGIWMSTHHDGCRRSLTLPVLGLGAFIFVISIIGFFGALKNSSILLWIYLIMLCFVLVGILVFTVMAFIVTNNGSGHSVAGLRYKEYQLQEYHSWFLKQLNNTQNWKRLKSCLVKSEDCNNLSKKYKTLKQYKLAKLSPIEAGCCRPPSECGYPAVNASYYDLSFHPISSSKDCKLYKNSRVTKCYNCDSCKAGVAQYMKIEWRVVAVFNIVLFVVLSMIYFVGCCARRNAAQNPSKA, from the exons CTTTTATCTGTAGCTGTCATAATTTTTGGAATATGGATGAGCACTCATCACGATGGCTGTCGAAGGTCTCTCACTCTCCCTGTTTTAGGACTTGGTGCTTTTATCTTTGTCAT ATCTATAATC GGTTTTTTTGGCGCACTCAAAAACAGCTCCATACTCTTGTGGATT TACCTGATTATGTTGTGCTTCGTTTTGGTGGGAATTCTGGTATTCACTGTAATGGC atttattGTAACAAATAATGGATCCGGTCATAGCGTTGCTGGATTGAG GTATAAAGAGTACCAGCTTCAAGAATACCATTCATGGTTTCTAAAACAA CTGAACAATACTCAAAACTGGAAGCGTTTGAAGAGTTGTCTTGTGAAATCTGAAGATTGCAATAACTTATCGAAAAAATATAAG ACTCTCAAACAATACAAGTTGGCAAAACTGAGTCCCATTGAAGCTGGCTGCTGCCGACCGCCATCTGA ATGTGGTTATCCTGCTGTCAATGCTTCATACTATGACTTGAGCTTTCATCCAATCAGCTCCAGCAAGGATTGCAAACTTTACAAGAATTCCCGGGTCACCAAGTGCTATAACTGTGATTCCTGCAA GGCTGGTGTTGCACAATACATGAAAATTGAGTGGAGAGTAGTAGCTGTCTTcaatattgttttatttgttgTCCTG TCGATGATATACTTTGTGGGGTGCTGTGCGAGACGAAATGCTGCCCAGAACCCTTCTAAAGCATGA